GAGCAGGAGCAGCGGCTGCCGGAGAAGGGCCATGGGCAGCAGGCTACGTCGGCGCCCCAGCCACCGCCTCAGGCGGTACGACGCCGCAGCGTCGCCGCCCCGAGCAGCACGGCCGCCACGGCGAACCCGGCGACCACCGCCAGGTCGCGCCACGCCGCGCCGGTGCCGCTCGAGGTCGACAGGGTGCTCATCGCGTCCACGGCGTAGGACAGCGGCAGCACGTCGGAGACGGTCGCGAGCACCGGCGGCAGCGCGTCGCGGGGCACGAAGAGCCCGCAGAGGAGCAGCTGGGGGATCACCACGGCCGGCATGAACTGCACGGCCTGGAACTCGCTGCGGGCGAAGGCGCTGACGAACAACCCGAGCGAGGTGCCGAGCAGGGCGTCGACGACCGCGACGAGCACCAGCATCCACACCGGGCCGGCGACCTCCAGGCCGAGCGGGCCGGCGCTGACCAGCACCGTGACCAGCGACTGCACCACCGCGACCAGCCCGAAGGCCAGGGCGTAGCCGCCGAGCAGGTCGAGGCGGGCGGTGGGCGCCACCATCAGCCGCTCCAGGGTGCCGCCGGCGCGCTCGCGCAGCGTGGTGACGCTGGTGACCAGGAACATCACGGTGAAGGGGAAGATCGCCAGCAGCGCCGGCCCGACGCGGTCGAAGACCTCGGGATCGACGTCGGAGAACATCCACCACAGCAGCACCACGAGCAGGGTCGGCAGCAGGAGCAGCATCGCCATCATGCGGTGGTCGCGGCGCAGCTGGGTCAGCACCCGGGCCGCGACCGCGACCGTGACGCGCGCCCTCACCGCCCCTCCTCCACCAGCGCCAGGAAGGCGTCCTCGACGGTGCCGGCCCCGGTGCGCTCGCGCAGGCCCGCCGGGGTGTCCTCGGCGAGCAGGCGCCCCTCGCGCACCAGCAGCAGCCGGTCGCAGCGCTCGGCCTCGTCCATCACGTGGCTCGAGACGAGCACCGCCGCGCCCGCCGCCGCCAGCTCGTGGAAGCGGCCCCACAGCCGGGCCCGCAGCACCGGGTCCAGGCCCACCGTCGGCTCGTCGAGCACCAGCAGCCCGGGGCTGCCCAGCAGCGCCACCGCCAGCCCGACCCGGCCCCGCTGCCCGCCGCTGAGCCGTCCGACCACCGCGTCGCGCTGCTCGGCCAGGTCGACGACCTCGAGCACCCGCTCGACCTCGGTGCCGCCGACGCCCAGCACCCGGGCGAAGAAGCCGAGGTTCTCGGCGACGCTGAGGTCGTCGTAGACCCCCGCCGACTGGGTGGCGTAGCCGACGCGGCCGCGCACCGCCGGGCTCCCGGCCGGGTGGCCGAGCACCGTGACGGTGCCGGCGCTGACGAGCTGGCTGCCGACCAGGGCGCGCATCAGCGTCGACTTCCCGCTGCCCGAGGGGCCCAGGAGGCCGGTAACCCCGTGGCCCACCCGCAGGTCGAGGCCCTGCAGCACCGCGCGCCCACCTCGTCGTACGACGAGGCCGGCGACCTCCGCGACCGGCGGCTCAGAGGGCAGGGACCGCGAAGTGCTCACGGGCGAACTCCAGGGACTCGCGCAGGTCGGCCTCGCGCTCCTCGCGGGTGTCGCAGCGGCGGGTGTTGATCTCGAGCACGATGTCGCCGTCGAAGCCGTTGCCGGCGAGGTGGCGCAGGAAGCCCGCGGCGTCCATGCCGCCGCGGCCGGGCACCAGGTGCTCGTCCTTGGGCGAGCCGGTGCCGTCGGTGAGGTGCACGTGGCGCAGCCGGTCGCCGAGCCGCCGGGCCATCTCGACCGGGTCGTCCTCGGCGATCGCGGCGTGCGAGAGGTCGATGGTGGTGGAGGCGTAGGTCTCGGCGGAGGGGTCCCAGCCCGGCAGGTACATCTCCATGCCGGCGCCGGCGCGCGAGGTCACCTGGGCCCGCCAGGGGTACATGTTCTCGACCGCGAACGCCAGCCCCGTCGACTCCTCCAGGGCGGCGATGCCGTCGACGAAGCCGCGGGCGTACTCCTTCTGCCAGCGGAACGGCGGGTGCACCACGACGGTGCGCGCCCCCACGGCGTGCGCCATCTCGGCGGAGCGCTCGAGCTTGCCCCAGGGCTCGGTGCCCCACACCCGCTGGGTGAAGAGCAGGCACGGGGCGTGCACCGCGCAGACCGGCATCTCGTGGTGCTCGGAGAGCTGCCGGACCGCCGCGGTCTGCTGGCTCAACGCGTCGATGCCGACCATCACCTCGACGGCGTCGTAGCCCAGCTGGGCGGCGTAGGCGAAGCCGT
The Nocardioides marinisabuli genome window above contains:
- a CDS encoding ABC transporter ATP-binding protein codes for the protein MSTSRSLPSEPPVAEVAGLVVRRGGRAVLQGLDLRVGHGVTGLLGPSGSGKSTLMRALVGSQLVSAGTVTVLGHPAGSPAVRGRVGYATQSAGVYDDLSVAENLGFFARVLGVGGTEVERVLEVVDLAEQRDAVVGRLSGGQRGRVGLAVALLGSPGLLVLDEPTVGLDPVLRARLWGRFHELAAAGAAVLVSSHVMDEAERCDRLLLVREGRLLAEDTPAGLRERTGAGTVEDAFLALVEEGR
- a CDS encoding ABC transporter permease, producing MRARVTVAVAARVLTQLRRDHRMMAMLLLLPTLLVVLLWWMFSDVDPEVFDRVGPALLAIFPFTVMFLVTSVTTLRERAGGTLERLMVAPTARLDLLGGYALAFGLVAVVQSLVTVLVSAGPLGLEVAGPVWMLVLVAVVDALLGTSLGLFVSAFARSEFQAVQFMPAVVIPQLLLCGLFVPRDALPPVLATVSDVLPLSYAVDAMSTLSTSSGTGAAWRDLAVVAGFAVAAVLLGAATLRRRTA
- a CDS encoding sugar phosphate isomerase/epimerase family protein — its product is MSSARTRIGLSTSSVYPESTAHGFAYAAQLGYDAVEVMVGIDALSQQTAAVRQLSEHHEMPVCAVHAPCLLFTQRVWGTEPWGKLERSAEMAHAVGARTVVVHPPFRWQKEYARGFVDGIAALEESTGLAFAVENMYPWRAQVTSRAGAGMEMYLPGWDPSAETYASTTIDLSHAAIAEDDPVEMARRLGDRLRHVHLTDGTGSPKDEHLVPGRGGMDAAGFLRHLAGNGFDGDIVLEINTRRCDTREEREADLRESLEFAREHFAVPAL